In Porites lutea chromosome 7, jaPorLute2.1, whole genome shotgun sequence, a single window of DNA contains:
- the LOC140944919 gene encoding WD repeat-containing protein 25-like, with protein MESLLAYNSSSDEESDRTTKDERNFKKGKVKLPGTDQAKDQEIKDVCATESGIQPYNNRMGPFLEPRNAIGLNECSYSKSKQTSLGNDHGSIVLQRTFSEPQFLMSFPNQEKKSPAFNSSLTQYKHSNSSTISGRRVKPYISKREREKLAQTALPCSSSSSLKPQLALEESNFDHTINEVDLQPNRPCEISDGKYLARACRPPKQLHLDFEGHSQGVNCVHWNPSRGNLLLSAAMDHLVCVWDTSCGSTCRRRLTHHTAAVKDSKWSLCGEKILSCGYDKTARLSNLETGQEIIKFPHQNFVTCVQFHPTAPALFLSGTFKSAILCWDTRTGNITSTYSALFGQVQDIAFLPGGDEFVSAAEVVKRNSTDKGIMVWDFRSTAVLSNQIYQEAFTCTCLKVHPREAHFVAQSNGDYIALFSTRKPYKLNKFKRYEGHKVSGYHIGCDFSPDGSIITSGSADGQIYFYDHHTSHMVRTLQAHSMPCMDVAFHPTLPNCVASCGWEGQVKVWK; from the exons ATGGAAAGTCTACTTGCGTATAACAGCAGTTCGGACGAAGAAAGCGATAGAACAACTAAAGATGAACGAAACTTCAAGAAAGGCAAAGTAAAGCTTCCAGGAACAGACCAGGCAAAAGACCAAGAAATCAAAGATGTTTGTGCAACAGAAAGCGGCATACAGCCATATAATAATCGGATGGGGCCGTTTCTTGAACCAAGAAATGCTATTGGGCTCAATGAGTGCAGTTATTCTAAATCAAAACAAACTTCCTTGGGAAATGATCATGGTTCCATTGTTTTACAAAGAACTTTTAGTGAGCCACAGTTTCTAATGAGTTTTCCTaaccaagaaaagaaaagcccAGCTTTCAACAGTTCATTGACTCAATATAAGCATTCCAATTCGAGTACCATATCAGGCAGAAGAGTAAAACCTTACATTTCAAagagggaaagagaaaaattggCACAAACAGCTTTACCTTGTAGTTCCTCCTCTTCACTTAAACCTCAGCTGGCTCTGGAGGAGTCTAATTTTGATCATACCATAAATGAAGTTGATTTACAACCTAATAGACCTTGTGAAATATCAGATGGAAAATATTTAGCTCGGGCATGCCGGCCGCCTAAACAGTTGCATTTAGATTTTGAAGGTCATTCGCAGGGAGTCAACTGTGTGCATTGGAACCCAAGTAGAGGTAACCTGTTATTATCTGCAGCAATGGATCACTTGGTCTGTGTATGGGACACTTCATGTGGAAGTACATGCCGCAGGAGACTTACGCATCATACAGCAGCAGTGAAAGACTCCAAGTGGAGTTTATGTGGAGAGAAAATCTTGAGTTGTGGTTATGACAAAACTGCTAGACTTTCTAATTTGGAAACAG gacaagaaattattaaatttcCGCACCAAAACTTTGTCACCTGTGTCCAGTTTCACCCAACAGCTCCAGCATTATTTTTGTCTGGGACTTTCAAATCTGCCATCCTATGTTGGGATACAAGAACTGGAAAT ATCACATCAACATATTCTGCTCTTTTTGGCCAAGTACAGGACATAGCATTTCTTCCTGGAGGAGATGAGTTTGTTTCTGCTGCTGAAGTGGTCAAGAGAAATTCTACGGACAAAGGAATCATGGTCTGGGATTTTAGATCAACTGCAGTATTATCCAATCAAATATATCAG GAAGCCTTCACTTGTACTTGCTTAAAAGTCCATCCCCGTGAAGCTCATTTTGTGGCCCAGTCCAATGGAGATTACATTGCTTTGTTCTCAACAAGGAAGCCATACAAGCTAAACAAGTTCAAAAGATATGAGGGCCACAAG GTGAGTGGATATCACATTGGGTGTGATTTTAGCCCTGATGGTTCAATCATTACCTCTGGCTCTGCGGAtggacaaatttatttttatgatCATCACACATCCCACATGGTGAGAACATTACAGGCTCACTCTATGCCATGTATGGATGTTGCTTTCCACCCCACCCTGCCAAACTGTGTTGCTAGTTGTGGGTGGGAGGGACAAGTCAAAGTCTGGAAATAA